In the Armatimonadota bacterium genome, TGCCCGACGCCTCCGTGCGCATCGCCGGCGTGCAGCGCGGCGACTACCACTTCGCCCACTCGATCCCCACCGACGAGTACCCACGGCTGGCAGCGGTGCCGACCGTGCGGCCGCTGGTGATCACCACGCCGCAGTGGGCCGGCTTCGTGTTCAACCACCGCAGTCCGCTGACCGCCAACCGGGCCCTGCGCCGTGCCGTCGTGGCCGCGCTCGACGAGGAGGCGATCCTGCGCGGGGTCTACGGTCCGCGCCAGTTCTGGCGGACGACGCCCTCGTTCTTCCCGCCCGAGCATCCCCTGTGGACGCCCGCCGGCGGCGAGATCTACCGGGCGCGCGGGCCGGCGGCCGCACGGCCCTGGCTGGAGGCCGCGGGCTACCGCGGGCAGCCGCTGCGATGGATGGCCAGCAGCGAGATGCCCCACCACCTGACCGCGGCGACGATCGCCCGCAGCCAGCTGGAGCAGGCCGGCATCGCCGTGGATTTGCAGGTGATGGACTGGGCCACGCTCGTGCAGCGGCGCAGCCGCCCCGAGGGCTGGGACGTGTTCACCACGACGTTCGGCTTCGTGCCCGACCCGGTCTTCCTGCTGCCGCTGCTGCCCTCGTGGCCGGGGTGGTACGACGACCGGGAGATGGCGGCCCTGCTGCGGCTGCTCACCCGGCACGTCGACCCTGCCGTGCGCGCGGCGCTGTGGGCCCGGGCGCAGGCGCGCTTCTACGACCAGGCGGTGGCGGTGCGGCTGGGTGACTGGTTCCCCCTGCAGCTTTACCGCGCCGAACTGCGGGGCGTGGTCGGCGGCCCGGGCACTTACCACTGGAACGTGTGGTTCGCACGGCACCCCTGAGCGCCGCCCGCCCTGCGCAGCCACAGAGAGGAGGCACACCGATGCGACCCGAGATCGTGCCAGGCGCGACGTTCCCCGACTACGAGCTGCCCGACCACACCGGCACGCGGCGGCGACTCTCGGAGCTGCAGGGGCGAGACGCGCTGATCCTTGTGCTGGCCCGCGGGCACTACTGCCCCAAGGACTTCCACCAGCTCAAGGGCTACGTGGCGTTCTACCCCGAGCTGCGGGTCGGCTATACGCGGCTGGTGACCATCACCACCGACCACCTGCCCGAGCTCAACGAGCTGCGCGACAAGCTGGGCGCCCCCTGGCCGTTCCTCGCCGACCCCATGCGCACGGTCCAGAAGGATCTCGACATCCAGGAGTACACCGATCCGCGCCACGACCCCATGATCCCGTACACCTTCGTGCTGGCCCCGGGCCTGGTGATCTTCAAGATCTACAACGGCTACTGGTACTGGGGCCGGCCCTCGCCCGAGGACCTGCGGCGCGACCTGCGCGAGCTGTTTCAGCAGATTCGTCCCGACTGGAACATCGACACACCCGAGATGAAGGCAGCGTGGGCGCGCGGGGAGCGCGAGCGGTTCTTCCCCTACCGGGCGGCGCCGAAAGGCTGACCGGCGTGTGCGCGGTGCACCCCTAGCCCGACCCCTCTAGCCGCAGCCAGCGGGCGGCTGCCTGCAGGGCGTCGGCCACCGCCGTGGCGTCGCGCAGGTGCGCGAACGGGACCGGCGCTGTGGGCGCGTCGCCAGCCTCGCGCAGCGGGCGTTGCCACCAGCCCACGTCGTGCCAGCGGCCGAGTTTGAACCCGACGTTGCGGTAGACGCCGACCGGCACGAACCCCATCGCCTCGTGCAGCCCCACGCTGGCGGGGTTGGGCAAGCCGATCCCTGCGAAGGCGTTGTAGAACCCCTGCAGGCGGAGGATCTCCAGCAATGCCGCGTAGAGGGCGCGCCCGACGCCGCGGCGCCGGACCGTCGCGGCCACGTAGATCGACACGTCGACGGACCACTGGTAGGCTGCGCGGGTGCGGTGCGGGCTCGCATAGGCGTAGCCCAGGACGCCGCGCTGTGGGGCGCAAACGATCCAGGGGTAGCGCTGCAGCGTCGTGCGGATGCGGTGGGCCATCTCGGCCACCGACGGCGGGTCGACCTCGAACGAGATGGCGGTTTCGCGGACGATCGGCGCGTAGATCGCGCAGATCGCCGGGGCGTCGTCGCGGGTGGCGATGCGCAGCGCGGCCATGACACTCTGTTCGGTGGGCGGGCGCGGTGAGTCCTGCGGGCAGGTGTCGGCGTCGCGAGTTCTCGCGAGGCTTTCGCCCGGGCTTGACAGCCTGGCAGGGCGTGCTACCATGAGCGCAAGTCGAAAGCGTACACTCCACGGGCCGTGACGCCCGCGCCGCCACTGCTGGCGCGGGCGTCGTGCGTTCGAGGGGGAGGGGTGGTCTGCGCGCCCGGGCCGCGACGCCCGTTGCGGACCCGGGCGTTGCTGTGCGCGCACGCGGCGCGGCGTCGGACGGGGTCACGGCGCACCCGCCGCGCCGCGCGGACCACGGAACGCGAACCACGGAGGTGGCGCGATGGCGATCCAACCTGCCGATACGGCGTGGATGCTGGTGGCGACGGCGCTGGTGCTGCTCATGACCCCCGCCCTGGGCTTCTTCTACGGCGGCCTGGTCCGCGCCAAGAATGCGCTCAACACGCTGATGATGAGCGTGGTGGCCCTGGGCGTGGTGGGCGTAGTCTGGGCGGTGCTGGGGTACTCGCTGGCGTTCGCCGAGGGTGGCCCGTGGCTGGGCGGCCTCTCGAAGGCGTTCCTGCGCGACGTGGACCTGGCGCCCCAGGGCACCATCCCTCAGCTCCTCTTCATGGCCTATCAGGGCACCTTTGCCATCATCACCGCGGCCCTGATCTCCGGCGCCATCGTCGAGCGCATGCAGTTCCGCGCCTACGTAGCGTTCCTCGGCCTGTGGGCACTGGTGGTCTACGCGCCGGTAGCGCACTGGGTCTGGGGCGGCGGGTGGCTCGCGCGCCTGGGGGCGCTCGACTTCGCCGGCGGCACGGTCGTCCACGTCAACGCGGGCGCGGCGGCCGCGGTGGCGGCGTTGGCGCTGGGCGCGCGCAAGGACTACGGGCGCCAGGCGATCCTGCCCCACAACGTGCCGTTCACGCTGCTGGGTGCGGGCCTGCTGTGGTTTGGCTGGTTTGGCTTCAACGGCGGCAGCGCGCTGGCGGCCAACGCCAGCGCGGCGCTGGCCTTCGTCAACACCATGCTGGCGCCGGCGGCCACCCTTGTGGTCTGGACGCTACTCGACCTCGTCCGCACCGGACGCGCCACGGCGGTGGGTGCGGCGACCGCCATCGTCGTGGGCCTGGTGGCCATCACGCCGGCTGCCGGCTTCGTCGGCCCGATGGCGGCGCTCGCGCTCGGAGGTGCTGCCGCGGTCCCCAGCTACGGCGTCATCCTCTGGCGGGCGCGCACACGGCTCGACGACTCCCTCGACGTGCTCGCTGCGCACGGTGTGGGCGGCACCGTGGGCGCGCTGCTGACCGGCGTGCTGGCCCACAAGGTCTGGAACGGCACCGCCAATGGCCTGCTGTTCGGCAACCCGCTGCAGCTGGGCGTGCAGGCCGTGGCGGTGCTCGCGGCTGCGGCTTACAGCGCTGCGGGGACGTTCGTGCTGCTGAAGCTGGTGGGCGCGCTGCTGCCGCTGCGCGTGGCGGATCCCGACGAGGAAGGCGTGGGGCTCGACGTGAGCCAGCACGGCGAGGAGGCGTACACGACCGGGGAAGGCGCCATCCTGGTGCTGTCCGAGCCGGCACCGCCTGCGCCGGCACCGGCGCCGTCGCCCGCGGGGAGCCAGGCATGAGGCCGGCAGACGCCGTGCCACACGAGGAGTCGGAGGGAAACCGGGGATGAAACTGGTGGTCGCCGTCGTCCGTCCCGAGAAGCTGACCGCGGTGCTGGAGGCGCTGTTCCACGCCGAGGTCCGCGGGTTGACCATCAGCCGCGTGCAGGGCCACGGCGGCGAGATCGAGCGCGTCCAGACCTACCGCGGCACCACGGTGAAGATGGAGCTGTCGGAGAAGGTGCGGTTGGAGATCGGCGTCTCCGACCACTTCGTCGAGCCCACCGTGCGGGCCATCCTCGAGGCAGGCCGGACCGGCGCCGTGGGCGACGGGAAGATCTTCGTGCTGCCGGTGGAGAAGGTCTACCGCATCCGCACCGGTGAGCAGGACGAGGCCGCGGTCACGCCGGTCGCAACGGTCGGTTCATAGGCGGGCTGCCGCAGCGTGGGAAGGGCCCGTGCGCTGGCCTGGTTCTTTTTGAGACCGGCCAAGCCCCGTACCGGTCCCGGTCCCGACATGGTGTCGTGGCATCCTTCCTTGGGCCTCCCGCTGGGAACGGCGAGCTGTCTGGAAGGCGAACTGGCGGACCTGTGGTGAGCTGGTGCGAGAGGGTTGTCGTCCGCGCGGCCGGATGCTAGTATCGATCGCGATATCGTCAGCATAGCGGCGATGACGGAGACGAGTAGGCGCGGCGCCGCCTGAGGAGAGAGCCGGCGGGCGGTGCGAGCCGGTCGGGCCCGCGACCGAATCCCCTCCTGAGCGGCAGACGATGCCGGCCCGGTGCGCTGGAGGCCGGCCGAAGTCCCCGGGTTGCGCCCGTGACAGCGCGTACGAGGGCCCGGTGGGCCGCGCGGCATCGGTCGCGGCGGCGCGTGATGTTGTGCGGACCGTACGCGCGGATCCCGGGAACGCGAGTGGCACCGCGGGGAGTACCCCGTCTCGAGCGCGAGGCGGGGTGTTTTGTTTAGGGCTTCACAGGAGGTGACCCGTGCAGCAGTACCTGTTGATCCCAGGCCCCACGCCGCTGCCCGAGGAGGTCCTGCGGGCCGGCGCCCGGCAGATGATCAACCACCGCGATCCCGAGTTCGGCCGGCTGCTGGCCGAGATCCTGGCAGCGCTGCGGCGGGTCTTCATGACCCGTCACCCCGTCATCCCCTTCGCGGCGTCGGGCACCGGCGGGCTCGAGGCGGCGCTGGTGAACCTGTGCTCGCCCGGCGACGAGGTGGTGGCGGTCTGCGCCGGGGCGTTCGGCGAGCGGTTCGCCGCCATCGCGGAGGCCTTCGGCCTGCGCGTGCGGCGCATCGAGGTGCCGTGGGGGCAGGCGGTCGATCCCGAGGCGGTGCGCGCGGCCCTGCACGCGACGCCGCGGGCCAGGGCGCTGCTGGTCACCCACAACGAGACGTCGACCGGTGTGCGGCAGGACCTGCAGGCGATCGCCGAGGCGGCGCGCGGCCACGACGCGCTGCTGCTCGCCGACGCCGTCAGCTCGCTGGGTGCCGTGGAGCTGCGCGCCGACGCCTGGGGGCTCGACGTCGTCATCACGGGATCGCAGAAGGCGCTGATGGCGCCGCCGGGCCTGGCGCTCGTCAGCGTCTCCGAGCGGGCGCAGGCCGCCATGCAGACGGCGCGGCTACCGCGCTTCTACTGGGCGTTCGACCGCATGCTGGCCGAGCTCGGTGATGCAGAAGCCTACACGCCGTTCACGCCGGCGATCGGCACCCTCTACGCGCTGCGCGAGGGCCTGCGCCTGGTCGAGGCCGAGGGGCTGGAAGCGCGCTGGGCGCGGCACCGCCGCACCGCGCGCGCGGTGCGGGCGGGCCTGCGGGCCCTGGGGCTGCGGATCGTACCCGACGAGGCGGTGGCCAGCGAGACGGTGACGGCGGTCTGGCTGCCCGACGGGGTCGCGGCCGCGGCGCTGCTGGAGCGCCTGCGGGTCGAGCACGGGGTGACGCTCAGCGGCGGCCAGGGACAGTTCCGGGGCAGGATCGTGCGGTTCGGGCACCTGGGGTGGGTGCCCGACGAGGCCGTGCTGGCGGGGCTGGCGGCCCTCGAGGCGGTGCTGCCGCAGGTGGGCGGGCCGGCCGTCCGGGGCGCGGTGGCTGCCGCCCGCGAGGCGCTGGCGGGCGCGCCGGCGTGACCGATCAGGGGCACAGGATCGCCAGGCACCAGGCGCACGCGCAGCCAGGGGGTGCGCCCGGGGCGCGATCTGCGGGGTATGGAGGCACCAGGTGCGCATGGAGACAGACGCTGCGCTGGCCACCGTTAGGGTACCCGCGGGCAGTCACCCCGCACCGCAGCCCCCTGCGGGTGCGGTGGATGCGCACGTCAATGCCGTGAGGGTACCCGCGAGCAGCCAGACGGCACCGCAGGTGCGCGAGGTGCACGCTGTGCACCGGCGCCGGGACGTCGAGGCGCCTACCGTCGCACCGGGCGCATCGCCGCCGCGGGTCGTCGTGGCCGACGGGCTGGATGCGCTGGGCCTCGAGCGCCTGCGCGTCCGGGCCCGCGTGGACGTCTTCGGCGGGCTCGACGAGGCCGGGCTGATCGAGGCACTGCAGGCCGCCGACGCCGTGATCGTGCGCAGCCGCAGCCGGCTCACCGCCCGGGTGCTGGAGGCGGCGCCGCGCCTGCGGGTGGCGGCCCGCGCGGGCGTCGGGGTGGACAACATCGACGTGGACGCCGCGACGCGATGCGGCATCCTGGTCCTGAACACCCCCGAGAGCAGCACCGTCAGCACCGCCGAGCACACCATGGCGCTGCTGCTGGCGCTGGCGCGCTGGATTCCGCAGGCCAACGCATCGGTGGCGCGCGGCGAGTGGCGACGCGAGGCGTTCGTGGGGAGCGAGCTCTACGGCAAGACCCTGGGCGTCATCGGGTTGGGGAAGATCGGCGCCGAGGTGGCGCGGCGCGCGCAGGCGTTCGGGATGCGGGTGATCGCCCACGATCCGTACATCAGCGAGGACCGGGCCGCGCGCCTGGGTGTCCAGCTGGTCGATCTGCCGGCGCTGCTGACGACCAGCGACGCGGTCACGCTGCACGTGCCGCTGACGCCACGGACGGTGCGACTGCTGGGGCCCGAGCACCTGCAGCGCATGAAGCCCGGCGCGTTGCTGGTCAACTGCGCGCGTGGGGGGCTCGTGGACGAAGACGCCCTGCTGGCGGCGCTGGAAACAGGTCACCTGGGCGGTGCAGCCCTGGACGTGTTCGAGCACGAACCCCCGCAGCGGCGCGCCCTGCTGGCGCATCCACGGGTGGTGGCGACGCCGCACCTGGGCGCGTCCACGCGCGAGGCGCAGCGCTCGGTCGCCGTCGACGTCGCCGAGCAGGTGCTCGACGCGCTGGAAGGGCGACCGGTGCGCGGTGCGGTCAACGCGCCGGCGCTGGTAGCCGAGACCTGGCAGCGGCTGCAGCCCTACCTGGTCCTGGTGCGCCACCTGGGCCTGCTGGCACAGCAGCTCGCCGACGGCCAGATCGAGGCGGTGGAGCTGCGCTACGCGGGCGCGGTGGCGCAGGAGGACCCGGCGCCGCTGACGGCCGCCTTCCTGGTGGGACTGTTCGACGGGGTCTCGGCACGGCCCGTCAACATGGTGAACGCACCGGTGCTGGCGCGCGAGCACGGCATCCGCACCAGCGCGGTGCGCGAGGAGGAGAGCGAGGACTTCCAGAGCCTGGTGGTCGTCACGGTCCGGACCACCCGCGGGCCGCTGGTGCTGGCCGGGACGCTCTTCGGCCACCGGGAGCCGCGCATCACCCGCATCGGCGACTTCCGGCTCGACCTGATCCCGGCCCGCCAGCTGCTCTTCGTGTGGAACGCCGACCGGCCGGGGATGATCGGCAAGGTGGGAACGCTGCTCGGCGCACACGCCATCAACATCGCCAACATGCACGTGGGCCGCATCGCGCCCGGCGGGGGAGCGTTGATGGTGCTGACCGTGGACAGCGACGTCCCCGCCGAGGTGCTGGCGGCGCTGGCCCGGCTCGAGGGGATCAGCGCCGTGCGCGCGGTGCGCCTGGACTGAGCCACGGCGGTCGCACGCCGCGGGAGGCACGACGATGCTCGACCTCAAGAAGATCCGCGATGCGCCCGAGCGCTACCGGGCGGGGCTGCGCAAGCGCGGGCTGGATCCCGGCGCGATCGACGCGGTGCTCGAGGCCGACCGCCGGCGCCGGGAGCTGCTGGCGCAGATCGAGACGCTGCGCGCCGAGCAGAACCGCGCCTCGGCCGAGGTGCCGCGCCTGACGGGCGAGGCGCGCCAGGCGCGCATTGCGACGCTGCGGGACCTGGCCGAGCGGCTGCGGGCGCTGGAGCCGGCCCTGGAGCGCGCCGAAGCCGACCTCGACCGCCTGCTGCGGGCCCTGCCCAACCAGCCCGACGACAGCGTGCCCGACGGGCTGGACGCCTCGGCCAACGTGGTGGTGCGCACCTGGGGCGAGCCGCCGCGGTTCGACTTCCCGCCGGCCGACCACGTCGACCTGGGCGCCCGCCTGGACATCCTGGACTTCGAGCGCGGGGCCAGGGCGGCGGGCTCGCGTTTCTATTACCTGAAGGGCGACGGCGTGCTCCTGGAACTGGCGCTGGTGCGCCTCGCCGTGGACCTGCTGCTGGCCGAGGGCTTCGTGGTGATGGAACCGCCCATGCTGGTGCGCACCGGTGTCATCACGGGGGCCTGGGGCGGGGTGACCTTCGACCCGCAGCAGACCTACAAGGTGGAAACCGACGACCTGGCCCTGATCGGCACCAGCGAGCAGTCCCTGGCCGCCTACCACATGGACGAGATCCTGGACGGGGCCCGCCTGCCCCTGCGCTACGGAGGGCTGTCGTGGTGCTTCCGCCGGGAGGCGGGGTCCTACGGTCGCGACGTCCGCGGGCTGTACCGGGTCCATCAGTTCTTCAAGGTCGAAATGTTTTCGTTCGCCCATCCCGCGCGCTCGGCGGACGAGCACGAGTACCTGGTCAGCCTGGAGGAACGCTACGTGCGCGCCCTGGGCCTGCCCCACCGCGTGGTGCTGTTGTGCGGCGGCGACCTGGGGCTGGCCATGGCCAAGACCTACGACGTCGAGACGTGGATGCCCGGCCGCGGCGGGTGGGGTGAGACACACTCGTGCAGCAACGCCCACGACTTCCAGGCGCGCCGGCTGGGTATCAAGTACCGTGAGGGCCCGCGGGGGTCCGCGGAGTTCGTCCACACCCTGAACGGGACGCTGGTGGCGACCAGCCGGATGCTGATCGCGCTCCTGGAGAACTACCAGCAGGCCGACGGCTCGGTGCGCGTGCCGGAGGTCTTGCAGCCCTACCTCGGCGGTCGCACCGTGCTTCGCCCCCCGTCCCCGGTCGCCCCGTGATCGCCCTGCTCGCCGGCGTGGCGCTGGTGGGCGGGTTCGTCCTGGCAGCGCGCGGCGGCCGGGGTACGCCCGTCCGTTGGCTCGCGTGGGCGGGGGTCGCTGTGGGCGGCGCGGGCGCCTTCTACTGGGACCACCCGCCGTTCGTCTACCTGGCCGACCTGCTCGGGTACTACTACGCCCTGGTGATGCTGGTGGTCTTCTACGCCTCTGCGGGCGTGCTGGTGGGCGCTGTCTACCGGTACCTCGCGCGCTCCCCCGGCCCCCTGCGGCGCTAGGCGATGACGAGTACGCGGTCGAATCTGAGCTTGTTCTAGTACGAAGACACGGCATTCCACGCGGGGGCCGCGTGGCACTTCTATGAGCTCTGCCGGACTGTCATCCAACTACACGGGCAAGCAAGCGCGTGATCGAGCGGATGCGCTGAGAGAAGATCGCGACCGAGACACCGGGAATTTAGAGAGTCCGTGTGTCTGCGCGTCTTCAGCTATGGACACTTGATCAACTGTAGCAACCCCGAGGCGTGGTTGCGTACTGCGCTCAGCGTCAGACGGTAAGCAGCCCGCATCATGGCTGTGTACAAAATACGCCGGGCCCGCTCGAGCTGCTCCGGGTTGTAATCCCGTGATGGTAACCGGCGCTCAGTCACTCCGACGATAAACACCACCGGAAACTCGATGCCCTTTGCACTGAAAGTGGTGATGAGTTTCACGCTGGGCTCAAAGATATCGATGGATCTGCGACCGTCTGCCTTTTCGTAATGTTCAGAAGGGATTCCCCGGGCCTTGAGTTCCCGGGCCGCCCGGTTGAGCAACGCGCGTTCCTGGGCAAATACCGCGATGGCCGACGCCGGCGTACCTTCTTGAATGAGGGTAAAGATACGCTCGGCGATCTCCTTCAGTTCGGCGGTCTCGTCGTCGGCCAGCACCACCTCTGGCGGAGGACCCTCAAGCTCAATCGCCTCGGGCTCCACTAGGTCCTCGGCGAGGTTGCGGCGAAGCCCGGCCAGAAGCGGGGTCGCTGCCTTTACGATGGCGCGGGTGGTCCGGTAGCAGCGGCGCAGCACGGTCACGTGTCCGCCGGTTACCCGAAGACCAGTGTCCGCCCAGCGGAAGCTGGAGCGGTAGACGTTCTGGGCAGCGTCGCCCAGCACCATGAGGTTTCGGTCGGAGCCTTTCTGCACTCGCAACAGTACACGAAAGACCACTGGTAAAAGGTCCTGGGCCTCATCCACCACGACGGCGTCGTAAAGTGGCCAGTCCGGGTGAGATGCCTGCAGGGATTGCAATAGATGGAGCGGCAGCCACTCCCACAACGCTCGTCCTTCTCGCGCGGCCTGCGCCTCAAATCGTTTGAACAGCCGCCATAGGTAGCGCCGCTCGTCCGGCAAGAGGGGAACGCCCCGCCCCAAGCGCTGGGTCTGCTCAGGGTCAACGTAAGCTGCCTCGCCAGGCACTGCTCGGCCGTACATGACCTCGGCGAACTCTTCAAGAATATAATAATTTTCCAGCCGCGCCACGCGCTGGGTCGGCGGAGGCAAGGCAGGATCCTCCCGCAGCGCTTGAAGCATCGAGACAAATTCGTTGCGGCCTGCGAGATTGGGCCTGGGACCGACAAGGTAGCGACTCTGGAGTTCGCTAAGCCACTGGTAGGCCGTCTTGACGGTCACGCCCAAATCCTCGGGGAGGTTGCCGAGAGTATCCTTGAGCATCTGGTAAGCGGAGTCCCTCAGCACCCGGTTGTAGCACAGGAAGAGGATGCGAAGCGATCTTGGCGCTCCCATAAGCAAATGTTCTATCCGCCGGATTCCCACTACAGTCTTGCCTGTGCCGGCTGCCCCCTTCACGATAATGAGGCCCGCATCTTCCCGCTCAATAAGACGACGCTGCTCGTCACTCACCTGTGACAGGAACTTATGGAGAGGCAGGCGCAGGTAACCCGAGAGCTGTTCGACGGATAGCACTGTGAGGCCGGCAGCTGGTCCCACTTCATCTGAAGGCAGCGCTTCGTTCGTACGCCCCACGGCGGGCAACGGAACGGGAATCGGAGCCGATGGGAGACGGCCCTGGTAAAGGGTCTCCAAGGCATCGGCCACTGGCTCCTCGAGACCCACTTCCACGAGGGGCGTCCGGCTGGAGGCCTCCAGGACCGCCGGGATGAGTTCCACGGGAACGCCATGGTAACGCAAGTCGTTCTCCGTAAGGTACTCGCCATAAGTGCCTGGTCGAGCTCCTTGCCGCCGCCAGGGAGAGTCGCGACGGGCGCCGACCAGTGGGGAAGAGACACGGGCCGGATCGGGAGCGCTCGGACGTTCCGGCTGCGCGGGGCCTGCCGTAATCTCCTGGACGACTTGTTCGTGGCTGATATCTCTGTCGTACTTCTCAGCCCACTTGTTAACGGAGTGATCGCCTAGGGTGAGCAGCAGGGAATCGCCCGGACGCCCGTCCACGGGCAGGTCAATGAGACGGTCCGACCTTGACACGCGAGTATGGAAGATCCGGTGCTTTGGGTTGTGGAGTGGGCTGCGCTGCAAGGTGGTGTAGTCCGTCAGCAGGCCCCGTAACACCCGATCCACCGCTCCACGCCTGCGAGGCTTGTCGGTCAGGTAGCGTTGCAGGGCGCGGTGGAACCGCTTGGTAAGCAGCAGCCTGTCAAAGCGCATTGGAGAGGAAGCAGGCGGCTTGGTCATCGATCCCCGCTACCGACGTGGTCTTGAACATCTTGAGTGGCGTACGATTTCCGTCGGGAAAGCGTGTGAGCAACTTCTAAAAGGGGAATCTAGCCATCGGCCCTCGGGGCATCGGCCAGCTGCGGGGCCAGAAGCGCCTCGCGGCTCTAATGAGCGTAAGCGGGCGCTGCTCCTGCAAGCGAATAGTCTAAGATGTGGGTGGTTGGGCGATGGCTGAAATAGCAAACACGGTACTCGAACTTGAAACCTTAGACCCGCATGTAACGAATTCACTGCTCCATTTGGACTACAGGTGAACGATATCAACATCCTTCCACCTGTCTCTTAGGTACTCTGCAACTAGGCGACGATGGCAACGTTCAGGC is a window encoding:
- a CDS encoding ABC transporter substrate-binding protein, translated to MARVRAMPGACAMVRGAAVLAVLVVGSLVAQAAGAPAEQPVRGGVLRVAHTGEPPTLDLHWTTGAPTQDVAIHLFEGLFALSARYQAKPLLVDRWSMTSDRRTYTFALRRGVLFHHGRELVADDVVASLQRWGRLAARGRELFRDVVELVAVDPSTVRLRLREANGLVPLALAIPSQGAVIYPREVVEEAGSGPIRRLIGTGPYRFVEHTPDVRIRLERFDRYRPRDDPPDGQAGRREPYLDAIEFLPVPDASVRIAGVQRGDYHFAHSIPTDEYPRLAAVPTVRPLVITTPQWAGFVFNHRSPLTANRALRRAVVAALDEEAILRGVYGPRQFWRTTPSFFPPEHPLWTPAGGEIYRARGPAAARPWLEAAGYRGQPLRWMASSEMPHHLTAATIARSQLEQAGIAVDLQVMDWATLVQRRSRPEGWDVFTTTFGFVPDPVFLLPLLPSWPGWYDDREMAALLRLLTRHVDPAVRAALWARAQARFYDQAVAVRLGDWFPLQLYRAELRGVVGGPGTYHWNVWFARHP
- a CDS encoding redoxin domain-containing protein; protein product: MRPEIVPGATFPDYELPDHTGTRRRLSELQGRDALILVLARGHYCPKDFHQLKGYVAFYPELRVGYTRLVTITTDHLPELNELRDKLGAPWPFLADPMRTVQKDLDIQEYTDPRHDPMIPYTFVLAPGLVIFKIYNGYWYWGRPSPEDLRRDLRELFQQIRPDWNIDTPEMKAAWARGERERFFPYRAAPKG
- a CDS encoding N-acetyltransferase family protein; its protein translation is MAALRIATRDDAPAICAIYAPIVRETAISFEVDPPSVAEMAHRIRTTLQRYPWIVCAPQRGVLGYAYASPHRTRAAYQWSVDVSIYVAATVRRRGVGRALYAALLEILRLQGFYNAFAGIGLPNPASVGLHEAMGFVPVGVYRNVGFKLGRWHDVGWWQRPLREAGDAPTAPVPFAHLRDATAVADALQAAARWLRLEGSG
- a CDS encoding ammonium transporter, giving the protein MAIQPADTAWMLVATALVLLMTPALGFFYGGLVRAKNALNTLMMSVVALGVVGVVWAVLGYSLAFAEGGPWLGGLSKAFLRDVDLAPQGTIPQLLFMAYQGTFAIITAALISGAIVERMQFRAYVAFLGLWALVVYAPVAHWVWGGGWLARLGALDFAGGTVVHVNAGAAAAVAALALGARKDYGRQAILPHNVPFTLLGAGLLWFGWFGFNGGSALAANASAALAFVNTMLAPAATLVVWTLLDLVRTGRATAVGAATAIVVGLVAITPAAGFVGPMAALALGGAAAVPSYGVILWRARTRLDDSLDVLAAHGVGGTVGALLTGVLAHKVWNGTANGLLFGNPLQLGVQAVAVLAAAAYSAAGTFVLLKLVGALLPLRVADPDEEGVGLDVSQHGEEAYTTGEGAILVLSEPAPPAPAPAPSPAGSQA
- a CDS encoding P-II family nitrogen regulator, which gives rise to MKLVVAVVRPEKLTAVLEALFHAEVRGLTISRVQGHGGEIERVQTYRGTTVKMELSEKVRLEIGVSDHFVEPTVRAILEAGRTGAVGDGKIFVLPVEKVYRIRTGEQDEAAVTPVATVGS
- a CDS encoding alanine--glyoxylate aminotransferase family protein, with protein sequence MQQYLLIPGPTPLPEEVLRAGARQMINHRDPEFGRLLAEILAALRRVFMTRHPVIPFAASGTGGLEAALVNLCSPGDEVVAVCAGAFGERFAAIAEAFGLRVRRIEVPWGQAVDPEAVRAALHATPRARALLVTHNETSTGVRQDLQAIAEAARGHDALLLADAVSSLGAVELRADAWGLDVVITGSQKALMAPPGLALVSVSERAQAAMQTARLPRFYWAFDRMLAELGDAEAYTPFTPAIGTLYALREGLRLVEAEGLEARWARHRRTARAVRAGLRALGLRIVPDEAVASETVTAVWLPDGVAAAALLERLRVEHGVTLSGGQGQFRGRIVRFGHLGWVPDEAVLAGLAALEAVLPQVGGPAVRGAVAAAREALAGAPA
- the serA gene encoding phosphoglycerate dehydrogenase — its product is MRVPASSQTAPQVREVHAVHRRRDVEAPTVAPGASPPRVVVADGLDALGLERLRVRARVDVFGGLDEAGLIEALQAADAVIVRSRSRLTARVLEAAPRLRVAARAGVGVDNIDVDAATRCGILVLNTPESSTVSTAEHTMALLLALARWIPQANASVARGEWRREAFVGSELYGKTLGVIGLGKIGAEVARRAQAFGMRVIAHDPYISEDRAARLGVQLVDLPALLTTSDAVTLHVPLTPRTVRLLGPEHLQRMKPGALLVNCARGGLVDEDALLAALETGHLGGAALDVFEHEPPQRRALLAHPRVVATPHLGASTREAQRSVAVDVAEQVLDALEGRPVRGAVNAPALVAETWQRLQPYLVLVRHLGLLAQQLADGQIEAVELRYAGAVAQEDPAPLTAAFLVGLFDGVSARPVNMVNAPVLAREHGIRTSAVREEESEDFQSLVVVTVRTTRGPLVLAGTLFGHREPRITRIGDFRLDLIPARQLLFVWNADRPGMIGKVGTLLGAHAINIANMHVGRIAPGGGALMVLTVDSDVPAEVLAALARLEGISAVRAVRLD
- the serS gene encoding serine--tRNA ligase; protein product: MLDLKKIRDAPERYRAGLRKRGLDPGAIDAVLEADRRRRELLAQIETLRAEQNRASAEVPRLTGEARQARIATLRDLAERLRALEPALERAEADLDRLLRALPNQPDDSVPDGLDASANVVVRTWGEPPRFDFPPADHVDLGARLDILDFERGARAAGSRFYYLKGDGVLLELALVRLAVDLLLAEGFVVMEPPMLVRTGVITGAWGGVTFDPQQTYKVETDDLALIGTSEQSLAAYHMDEILDGARLPLRYGGLSWCFRREAGSYGRDVRGLYRVHQFFKVEMFSFAHPARSADEHEYLVSLEERYVRALGLPHRVVLLCGGDLGLAMAKTYDVETWMPGRGGWGETHSCSNAHDFQARRLGIKYREGPRGSAEFVHTLNGTLVATSRMLIALLENYQQADGSVRVPEVLQPYLGGRTVLRPPSPVAP